The genomic stretch TCGAGTGCCGAATGTCGAGTGGATGAGGAATGGCGTCATTCTTCAAATGTGTCATCCTGAGCCTTGCGAAGGATCTCTGCTAGATTGGCTCCGGTTTCAAAAGCAGAACACCGGATGCATTGACTTCAGTTCTTTGTTCATGAATACATACGACTATACACAAATTGAATTTCGGCGACTGCTTGAGGTGGAGCCGCGGGCAATTATCGACTTGATGAACGATCCGGATGTGAGACGCCACCTGCCCCTTGCACAGGGCCACTTTGGTCAAGAGGATTACAAGCGCTTTATTGCCGGCAAAGAGAAAATCTGGACCACCCATGGCTACGGCCCGTGGGCTTTTATGCTTGGGGATGAATTTGTGGGCTGGGGTGGTTTGCAGCCTGAAGACGGCGATGTAGATGTTGGCCTGATTCTTCGGAGGAAGCACTGGGGCGCC from Bacteroidota bacterium encodes the following:
- a CDS encoding GNAT family N-acetyltransferase, producing the protein MNTYDYTQIEFRRLLEVEPRAIIDLMNDPDVRRHLPLAQGHFGQEDYKRFIAGKEKIWTTHGYGPWAFMLGDEFVGWGGLQPEDGDVDVGLILRRKHWGAGRLLYTRIVDQAFNNLGVDSVIALLPPSRTRVAGLQRLGFQRDSEFVIGDALFHRYRLTRKAYLHTTKRK